From the genome of Streptomyces sp. NBC_01116, one region includes:
- a CDS encoding TOMM precursor leader peptide-binding protein, whose amino-acid sequence MAETRTTVACAPALSDAPGADWRAVLEPLGACGDGTVGATLGWDLDWEREQLRSADGREHLSVRVYGDEVLVGPRWVPGTDSGCAGCAELRSRLVIDHPLTDDLTRPTARIAPRRPFLPELTRAALARLAVRPLAPGEVYAVGARGTRTHRIPRHFACPLCAPEIPERPVGRPPEPLALRPRPAAADNPGRAAAGAGLVRPGALRSRLVDPRFGPVLAQQRELLAPFAMSMALQPDAVALGYARETTFAKADPIAILEVYERLSGFPHQAPLVEGVSYAELVRTPGGAEVAVRPAAFGEYTEEQAARPTARIERVTDETPMAWAWGHDLADGRPRLVPAELAFFQYDYRYGRDQRAARRHGAAPRRHLYQESSSGCAVGSCLEEAALYSLLELAERDAFLISFHRALPLPEITHSSITDPVTRGLLATAASRGFRVHLLRATQDIDVPVVWAMAVNTRAPFPATFSAAGSGIDPVSAVRGALWEVVQMATERMTWERSEAEPMLADPWLVDEMDDHLRLYALPEMKERVTRVLGGPRMSLSEAFAGWPDRLEHVAGGDVRGALDYVRGSYAGAGLDRIVLVDSTTRDHADLGLAAAKAVVPGIVPMCFGQAQQRVAGLPRLEAALVGTPSGKLSPPYDPHAFP is encoded by the coding sequence ATGGCTGAGACCCGCACCACCGTGGCCTGCGCACCCGCCCTGTCCGACGCCCCGGGCGCCGACTGGCGTGCCGTGCTGGAGCCGCTCGGCGCCTGCGGGGACGGCACCGTCGGCGCCACGCTCGGCTGGGACCTGGACTGGGAACGCGAGCAACTGCGGTCCGCCGACGGACGTGAGCACCTGTCCGTCCGCGTCTACGGCGACGAGGTGCTGGTCGGCCCCCGCTGGGTGCCCGGGACGGACTCCGGCTGCGCGGGCTGCGCCGAGCTGCGGTCCCGGCTGGTGATCGACCACCCCCTGACCGACGACCTGACCCGGCCCACGGCCCGGATCGCCCCGCGCCGCCCGTTCCTCCCCGAACTGACCCGCGCGGCCCTGGCACGGCTGGCCGTCCGCCCGCTGGCGCCCGGTGAGGTGTACGCGGTGGGGGCGCGGGGGACGCGGACGCACCGCATACCCCGCCACTTCGCCTGTCCGCTCTGCGCGCCGGAGATTCCCGAACGACCGGTGGGGAGGCCGCCGGAGCCCCTGGCCCTGCGGCCCCGCCCCGCCGCCGCGGACAATCCGGGCCGGGCCGCGGCCGGGGCCGGACTGGTGCGGCCCGGAGCGCTGCGCTCACGCCTGGTGGACCCGCGCTTCGGACCGGTCCTCGCGCAGCAGCGCGAGCTGCTGGCCCCCTTCGCCATGAGCATGGCCCTCCAGCCCGACGCGGTGGCCCTCGGCTACGCCCGCGAGACGACCTTCGCCAAGGCGGACCCGATCGCCATCCTGGAGGTGTACGAGCGGCTGTCGGGCTTCCCGCACCAGGCGCCGCTGGTCGAGGGGGTCTCGTACGCCGAACTCGTCCGCACCCCGGGCGGGGCGGAGGTGGCCGTGCGGCCCGCCGCGTTCGGCGAGTACACCGAGGAGCAGGCGGCGCGTCCCACCGCGCGGATCGAGCGGGTGACGGACGAGACGCCGATGGCCTGGGCCTGGGGACACGACCTGGCGGACGGCCGGCCCCGGCTCGTCCCCGCCGAACTCGCCTTCTTCCAGTACGACTACCGCTACGGACGGGACCAGCGGGCGGCACGCCGGCACGGTGCCGCGCCGCGCCGGCACCTGTACCAGGAGTCCTCCAGCGGCTGCGCGGTCGGCTCCTGCCTGGAGGAGGCGGCGCTGTACTCGCTGCTGGAACTCGCCGAGCGCGACGCCTTCCTGATCAGCTTCCACCGGGCCCTTCCGCTGCCGGAGATCACCCACTCCTCGATCACCGATCCGGTCACCCGGGGGCTGCTGGCGACGGCCGCCTCGCGCGGCTTCCGGGTCCATCTGCTGCGCGCCACCCAGGACATCGACGTCCCGGTGGTCTGGGCGATGGCGGTCAACACGCGGGCTCCGTTCCCCGCCACGTTCTCCGCAGCGGGCTCCGGCATCGACCCGGTCTCCGCGGTCCGCGGGGCGCTGTGGGAGGTGGTCCAGATGGCGACCGAACGCATGACCTGGGAACGCTCCGAGGCCGAACCGATGCTGGCCGACCCCTGGCTGGTGGACGAGATGGACGACCATCTGCGGCTCTACGCGCTGCCCGAGATGAAGGAGCGGGTCACGCGTGTTCTCGGCGGGCCGAGGATGAGCCTGTCGGAGGCGTTCGCGGGCTGGCCCGACCGGCTGGAGCACGTGGCCGGGGGCGATGTGCGCGGTGCGCTGGACTACGTCCGGGGCAGCTACGCCGGAGCCGGACTGGACCGGATCGTCCTGGTGGACTCCACCACGCGGGACCACGCCGACCTGGGCCTGGCCGCCGCCAAGGCCGTGGTGCCGGGCATCGTTCCCATGTGCTTCGGCCAGGCCCAGCAACGGGTGGCCGGGCTGCCGCGGCTGGAGGCGGCACTCGTCGGAACCCCCTCCGGCAAGCTGTCGCCGCCCTACGACCCGCACGCCTTCCCCTGA
- a CDS encoding thiopeptide-type bacteriocin biosynthesis protein — MTDTSERAGTARAETPPAGTARAGAGGPGPGGAGTVWRTWHLHVPSGDRSVHDRVAVEALGPVLRTLPGRPWFFLRYWHGGPHVRLRVGDLTDEQADEAERLLAGRLVDAGRLREGETAMDPADYARTAASMTTAGDRPSHQEVTGMLEPGVHRFAYHPEYERYGGRELMPESERLFELSSRLVLAFLRREPSTGARALLALRATVCAARALGDDPAEEAAFYDHGLRAWRTWAAGYGYAERQLDELYRAARPTDELRAKATGGDTGGPLVPWQEALTGLSDRIRRETPLHPAQVTISHVHMLHNRLGLRTVEEYQTYARLARLFPVPPAPDGVPPSDSSGSAQSSAGTSTEEHR, encoded by the coding sequence TTGACGGACACATCCGAGCGCGCCGGGACCGCACGCGCCGAGACCCCACCCGCCGGGACCGCACGCGCCGGGGCCGGTGGCCCCGGCCCCGGCGGAGCCGGCACCGTGTGGCGGACCTGGCACCTGCATGTGCCGAGCGGCGACCGGAGCGTGCACGACCGGGTGGCGGTCGAGGCGCTCGGGCCGGTGCTGCGGACGCTGCCGGGACGGCCGTGGTTCTTCCTGCGCTACTGGCACGGCGGCCCCCATGTCCGGCTGCGCGTCGGTGATCTGACCGATGAACAGGCGGATGAGGCGGAGCGGCTGCTGGCCGGTCGCCTCGTGGACGCCGGGAGGCTGCGGGAGGGCGAGACGGCGATGGACCCGGCGGACTACGCGCGGACCGCCGCCTCCATGACCACGGCCGGGGACCGGCCCTCCCACCAGGAGGTCACCGGCATGCTGGAGCCCGGTGTCCACCGCTTCGCCTACCACCCGGAGTACGAGCGGTACGGCGGCCGGGAGCTGATGCCCGAGAGCGAGCGGCTCTTCGAGCTCTCCAGCAGGCTGGTGCTCGCCTTCCTCCGGCGAGAACCCTCCACCGGGGCCCGCGCCCTGCTGGCCCTGCGCGCCACCGTCTGCGCCGCGCGGGCGCTCGGCGACGACCCCGCCGAAGAGGCGGCGTTCTACGACCACGGACTGCGCGCCTGGCGGACGTGGGCCGCCGGCTACGGCTATGCGGAGCGGCAGCTCGACGAGCTGTACCGGGCGGCCCGGCCGACCGACGAGCTGCGGGCCAAAGCGACCGGGGGAGACACCGGAGGCCCGCTCGTGCCGTGGCAGGAAGCACTCACCGGACTGTCGGACCGGATCCGGCGGGAGACCCCGCTCCATCCGGCACAGGTCACCATCTCCCACGTCCACATGCTGCACAACCGCCTCGGCCTGCGGACGGTCGAGGAATACCAGACCTACGCGCGGCTGGCGAGGCTCTTCCCCGTCCCGCCGGCCCCCGACGGCGTACCCCCTTCCGATTCATCCGGCTCGGCGCAGAGCAGCGCGGGCACATCAACCGAGGAGCACCGATGA
- a CDS encoding ABC transporter ATP-binding protein, with the protein MSTSPTTATARAGAPPTPAVIARAIGVTRRYGDTVALDNVDFTVREGEFIGLLGPNGAGKTTLLNSLLGLRKPTSGRIELFGGAPTNPASRRFIGVTPQESGVPPTLRVAEAVDFVAAHFQETEDRDELLERFDLTKEARRQAGGLSGGQKRRLALALAFVGRPRLVILDEPTTGLDVESRRMLWDRIREFHEGGGTVLLTTHYLEEIEALAKRVVVIAQGRIRADDSVGAIRGMAHMQRVSMNAGPLPELPGVISEERTEERVELMTHDADQLVRALVRQGVEFSGLAVQQATLEEAFLVISQS; encoded by the coding sequence ATGAGCACCAGCCCCACCACCGCCACCGCACGTGCTGGGGCTCCCCCCACCCCGGCCGTCATCGCCCGCGCCATCGGGGTCACCCGGCGCTACGGAGACACCGTCGCCCTGGACAACGTCGACTTCACCGTGCGGGAGGGCGAGTTCATCGGCCTGCTCGGGCCGAACGGCGCCGGCAAGACCACGCTGCTCAACTCCCTGCTGGGACTGCGCAAGCCGACCTCCGGGCGCATCGAGCTGTTCGGCGGCGCCCCCACGAACCCGGCCAGCCGGCGGTTCATCGGCGTCACCCCGCAGGAGAGCGGCGTTCCGCCGACCCTGCGGGTGGCCGAAGCGGTGGACTTCGTGGCCGCGCATTTCCAGGAGACCGAGGACCGGGACGAGCTGCTGGAGCGGTTCGACCTGACCAAGGAGGCCCGCCGCCAGGCCGGTGGCCTCTCCGGCGGCCAGAAGCGCCGCCTGGCGCTCGCCCTGGCGTTCGTCGGGCGCCCGCGCCTGGTCATCCTGGACGAGCCGACCACCGGTCTGGACGTGGAGTCCCGGCGGATGCTCTGGGACCGCATCCGCGAGTTCCACGAGGGCGGTGGCACGGTCCTGCTCACCACGCACTACCTGGAGGAGATCGAGGCCCTGGCGAAGCGGGTGGTGGTGATCGCCCAGGGCCGCATCCGGGCGGACGACAGCGTGGGCGCCATCCGGGGGATGGCCCATATGCAGCGCGTGTCCATGAACGCCGGACCGCTGCCGGAGCTGCCGGGCGTCATCAGCGAGGAACGGACCGAGGAGCGGGTCGAGTTGATGACCCACGACGCCGATCAGCTGGTCCGGGCACTGGTGCGTCAGGGCGTGGAGTTCTCCGGCCTCGCCGTCCAGCAGGCCACGCTCGAAGAAGCCTTCCTGGTGATCTCCCAGTCCTGA
- a CDS encoding ABC transporter permease: protein MSSLTLVHARYQLVELSRIPMAIIGAAFFPAASLFFFVVPNTKDDPAGATLATASMVVFAAMISNLFGHGTGVAEDRSQPWDPYTRTLPIGPAVRFGSRIITGLAMMLFSMFPVVIVAAFFTPATISPVRFLLAIGVVIIVSVPFTMMGLAIGYLLSTKAAIATVQLVFLPLAFAGGLLGGPGEAPGFIETIAPFVPTRGSAELMWATVGDYDINPVAIVSLVVWTAGLAALAFYAYQRDEGRRYH from the coding sequence ATGTCATCACTGACCCTTGTCCATGCCCGCTACCAGCTGGTCGAGCTGAGCCGCATCCCCATGGCGATCATCGGCGCGGCCTTCTTCCCGGCCGCCTCGCTGTTCTTCTTCGTGGTGCCCAACACCAAGGACGACCCCGCCGGGGCCACCCTCGCCACCGCCTCGATGGTGGTGTTCGCGGCGATGATCAGCAATCTCTTCGGCCACGGCACCGGCGTCGCCGAAGACCGCTCCCAGCCCTGGGACCCGTACACCCGCACCCTGCCGATCGGCCCGGCGGTGCGGTTCGGCAGCCGCATCATCACCGGGCTGGCGATGATGCTGTTCTCGATGTTCCCGGTCGTGATCGTGGCGGCGTTCTTCACCCCCGCCACCATCTCGCCGGTCCGCTTCCTGCTGGCGATCGGCGTGGTGATCATCGTCTCCGTGCCGTTCACCATGATGGGGCTGGCGATCGGCTACCTGCTCTCCACCAAGGCGGCGATCGCCACCGTCCAGCTCGTCTTCCTGCCGCTGGCCTTCGCGGGGGGCCTGCTGGGCGGTCCGGGCGAGGCGCCCGGATTCATCGAGACGATCGCCCCGTTCGTCCCGACGCGCGGCTCGGCCGAGCTGATGTGGGCGACCGTCGGCGACTACGACATCAACCCGGTCGCCATCGTGTCGCTCGTGGTCTGGACCGCCGGCCTGGCCGCCCTCGCCTTCTACGCCTACCAGCGTGACGAGGGACGCCGCTACCACTGA